Proteins from one Deltaproteobacteria bacterium genomic window:
- a CDS encoding sigma 54-interacting transcriptional regulator yields the protein MFHYMPVLIESIADGDKRHPLFKNITRLGSDPTCDIIIIGAEVSSDHAQILRENDDFIAASLGRGRPMLINGRKEKRARLKDGDVIVIGDTQLTFGERDLPLKHEDAVNEHKTRNSIAAYREIVNFSEKLLRSRDLGGLLTTLMDTVVELTNADKGFLVLFEDGKPEVKVARNLHQENVDSALAELSDSIINKVVREQQPIIVADALNDLEFKASASVINLRLCSVMCMPLTEAGELFGLIYLGSNRVVNLFEPAMLDAVMVFASQASLLIRNAMMVDNLRSDNAALRYALADKCFGDIIGTSIAMQEIYRKIRKVAPTDISVLITGETGTGKELIAREIHQRSDRHDKHFVVVNCGAIPENLLESELFGHVRGSFTGAIATREGRFQAADGGTLFLDEIGELSVALQVKLLRAIQEKIVSKVGDSKAEPVDIRVVAATHKNLEAEIKEGCFREDLYYRLNVVGIHLPPLRERGEDLMLIARYLLKRYAEEYNNNIKGFSPQCVMHMKRYNWPGNIRQLENRIKKAVIMAERAQLAPEDLELTDNDLAPVLPLAQARDDFQRRYINEILARNNGNRTKTAHDLGVDPRTIFRHLEHEDEL from the coding sequence ATGTTCCATTATATGCCGGTACTAATCGAATCAATTGCAGATGGTGATAAACGTCACCCACTTTTTAAAAATATTACCCGTTTAGGAAGTGACCCCACCTGCGATATTATTATAATTGGGGCTGAAGTTTCTTCTGACCATGCGCAAATATTGCGTGAAAACGATGATTTTATTGCCGCATCACTTGGTCGTGGTCGTCCTATGTTAATAAATGGGCGTAAAGAAAAACGCGCACGTCTAAAAGATGGTGATGTTATAGTTATCGGTGATACGCAACTTACCTTTGGCGAACGAGACCTACCGTTAAAACATGAAGATGCTGTAAATGAACATAAAACTCGCAATAGCATTGCGGCATATCGCGAAATCGTTAACTTTTCAGAAAAGTTATTACGTAGTCGAGACTTAGGCGGGCTACTCACAACATTGATGGATACTGTGGTTGAATTAACTAACGCAGATAAGGGGTTTCTAGTCTTATTTGAAGATGGCAAGCCTGAAGTAAAAGTTGCCCGCAATCTCCATCAAGAAAACGTCGATAGTGCCCTGGCTGAACTTTCAGATAGTATTATCAATAAGGTTGTACGTGAACAACAACCGATAATTGTTGCTGATGCGCTTAATGATTTAGAATTTAAAGCATCTGCTTCTGTTATCAATCTGCGGTTGTGCTCGGTAATGTGCATGCCGCTTACCGAAGCTGGCGAACTGTTTGGTCTAATTTATCTTGGTTCAAATCGCGTTGTTAATCTATTCGAACCAGCTATGCTCGATGCGGTTATGGTGTTTGCCTCTCAGGCATCCTTACTTATTCGTAACGCTATGATGGTTGACAATCTCCGTTCTGATAATGCCGCTCTGCGTTATGCGCTTGCTGATAAGTGTTTTGGTGACATCATTGGCACTAGCATCGCTATGCAAGAAATTTATCGAAAAATACGAAAAGTAGCTCCGACTGATATCTCAGTTTTAATCACTGGTGAAACTGGTACCGGCAAAGAGTTAATCGCCCGTGAGATCCATCAACGCTCTGACCGCCACGACAAACATTTTGTAGTAGTAAATTGTGGTGCAATCCCTGAAAATCTGCTTGAAAGCGAACTTTTTGGTCATGTACGTGGTTCTTTTACCGGTGCGATTGCTACCCGTGAGGGCCGTTTTCAAGCGGCTGATGGCGGCACACTTTTTCTTGATGAAATAGGTGAATTATCTGTGGCATTACAGGTTAAATTATTACGCGCTATTCAAGAAAAAATAGTTAGCAAAGTAGGTGATTCTAAAGCTGAGCCGGTTGATATTCGTGTCGTTGCTGCAACCCATAAGAATCTTGAAGCTGAAATAAAAGAGGGGTGTTTTCGCGAAGACCTTTATTATCGGCTTAACGTGGTTGGCATTCATCTGCCTCCTTTACGAGAACGTGGCGAAGATTTGATGCTAATTGCACGCTATCTATTAAAACGTTATGCTGAAGAATATAATAATAATATCAAGGGATTTTCACCCCAATGCGTTATGCATATGAAGCGCTATAATTGGCCTGGTAATATTCGTCAGCTTGAAAATCGTATTAAAAAGGCGGTAATCATGGCTGAACGTGCACAATTAGCGCCAGAAGATCTCGAATTAACAGATAATGATCTTGCTCCGGTTTTACCTTTAGCCCAAGCTCGCGATGATTTTCAGCGGCGTTACATTAATGAAATTTTAGCTCGCAATAATGGTAATCGCACCAAAACAGCACATGACCTTGGTGTTGACCCACGCACCATTTTTCGCCATCTCGAACATGAGGATGAATTGTAG
- a CDS encoding DUF86 domain-containing protein, with product MLVHEYANIDWTIVHDVCHHHLDTYKKFAAAALKFRRQENL from the coding sequence ATGTTGGTACATGAGTATGCAAATATCGATTGGACAATAGTTCACGATGTCTGTCACCATCATCTTGATACCTATAAAAAATTTGCAGCTGCGGCGCTAAAATTTCGTCGCCAAGAAAATCTCTAA
- a CDS encoding DEAD/DEAH box helicase family protein yields the protein MRLEYDRGTIICVQTEAEAYKNVAQLPGMQWDKRTGVFRAEAERYAEICRALNINQINFFDTIANDLNTKLVWKAIPLRPYQEAALTAWQLNGNRGLVVLPTGSGKTRVALAAAAQLMQPTLVLVPTRVLLEQWITAISNFYGGTIGCVGDGIFNIASVTVTTYASAWRHMPLLGKHFGLLIIDEAHHLGSGLPNEVMAMSVAPARLGITATPSTTLIENNASERLLGPLVYQLTIADLAGKYLADFDSIVLWVKLTADEREAYLADRQIFLNVYRRFCMTHSDPSWQEFIATARRSDIGRCALTAHERSLRLLRLTKHKEALVANLLSRHADARVLVFTSDNYTAYKLARFMLIMPITCDINRSERRDALMKFRIGELSALVSAQVLNEGIDIPDADVAIIVGSSRGEREHVQRVGRLLRPSIGKRAIVYELVTSATNEVSKANKRRKGLGNLNPI from the coding sequence ATGCGTCTTGAATATGACCGTGGTACAATAATTTGTGTGCAAACTGAGGCAGAGGCATACAAAAATGTTGCCCAACTACCTGGTATGCAATGGGATAAGCGAACAGGAGTATTTCGTGCAGAAGCCGAGCGTTATGCAGAAATTTGCAGAGCATTAAATATTAACCAAATTAATTTTTTTGATACGATAGCTAATGACCTAAATACTAAGTTAGTTTGGAAAGCAATTCCTTTAAGGCCATATCAAGAAGCTGCTCTTACTGCTTGGCAGCTTAATGGCAATCGTGGATTGGTGGTATTGCCAACTGGCAGTGGCAAAACACGGGTGGCTTTGGCTGCCGCAGCGCAGCTTATGCAACCAACTCTTGTGCTCGTACCGACCAGAGTACTGCTTGAGCAGTGGATTACAGCTATAAGCAATTTTTATGGTGGCACTATTGGATGTGTGGGTGATGGTATTTTTAATATCGCATCAGTTACGGTAACTACCTATGCCAGTGCTTGGCGACATATGCCGTTGTTAGGTAAGCATTTTGGTCTGCTAATAATTGATGAAGCACATCATTTGGGTAGCGGCTTGCCTAATGAAGTTATGGCAATGAGTGTGGCACCTGCGCGTTTAGGTATTACGGCAACACCATCAACTACGCTTATTGAAAATAATGCTAGCGAACGATTATTAGGGCCGCTGGTTTATCAGCTAACTATTGCAGATCTTGCAGGTAAGTATTTGGCTGATTTTGATAGCATAGTATTGTGGGTTAAACTAACTGCCGACGAACGAGAGGCATATCTTGCTGATCGGCAAATATTTTTAAATGTTTACCGTCGTTTTTGCATGACTCATAGTGATCCTAGTTGGCAAGAGTTTATTGCTACTGCCAGACGTAGTGACATTGGTCGTTGTGCTCTTACTGCTCATGAACGCTCTTTGCGTTTGCTAAGATTGACTAAGCACAAAGAAGCATTAGTGGCAAACCTTTTAAGCCGTCATGCTGATGCGCGGGTATTGGTATTTACCAGCGATAATTATACTGCATATAAATTAGCACGATTCATGCTTATTATGCCAATTACTTGTGATATCAACCGTAGCGAGCGTCGCGATGCGCTGATGAAATTTCGCATCGGTGAATTATCAGCTTTAGTGTCAGCGCAAGTGTTAAATGAGGGCATCGATATACCTGACGCTGATGTTGCTATTATTGTTGGCAGTAGTCGGGGTGAGCGTGAGCATGTGCAACGGGTGGGGCGTTTATTGCGGCCTAGTATAGGCAAACGCGCCATCGTTTATGAATTGGTTACTAGTGCTACTAATGAAGTTAGCAAAGCAAATAAGAGGCGTAAAGGTCTTGGTAACCTTAATCCCATATAA
- a CDS encoding DUF790 family protein — MVTLIPYNYRRSGDSIFPCYLDARDHGWIRLLLAEYQRFVALPRHRLLTYLRQPLPFYCPKNKRRLVEKLFNDLFRTKIQAAINPQKMRAALFAKATEYRRAFKADTDQWQSQVMLEVAQQFGISSNAASESLFADLPAERLLTAPDIIPSPNEIELRCNLMLVQWLLARSMGVTIALEGNARAVVRHAKWRGLICTLHHTATPMRPVLHISGPLSLFRQTIVYGRHLGELVPILSYCNRFFLQAQLLLGEGPANLKLQTGDPIFPAKPPRLYDSKIEAKLARDLARIAPEWEVIREPEAITAGNTLIFPDFGIRNRQKPTQLFLIEIMGFWTPQYVEKKLAGLRKAELHNFILCIDSERNCSDDDLPKGAAILRFRRRVDAKELMAIIDKMKRIRRMNED; from the coding sequence TTGGTAACCTTAATCCCATATAATTATCGCCGTAGCGGTGATAGTATTTTCCCATGTTATCTTGATGCTCGTGACCATGGTTGGATCCGTTTATTGTTAGCTGAATATCAACGTTTTGTCGCATTGCCACGTCATCGACTACTGACATATTTGCGTCAGCCCTTGCCTTTTTATTGTCCAAAAAATAAACGTCGATTAGTTGAAAAATTATTTAATGATTTATTTCGTACAAAAATTCAAGCAGCAATAAACCCCCAAAAAATGCGAGCTGCGCTATTTGCCAAAGCTACTGAATATCGTAGAGCTTTTAAAGCAGATACAGATCAATGGCAAAGCCAAGTAATGTTAGAGGTAGCACAGCAATTTGGCATCAGTAGTAATGCAGCTAGCGAATCATTATTTGCTGATCTACCTGCTGAGCGGTTGCTTACAGCGCCAGATATTATTCCGTCCCCGAATGAAATCGAACTGCGCTGCAATCTCATGTTGGTGCAATGGCTGCTTGCTCGCAGTATGGGGGTAACTATTGCACTTGAAGGTAATGCACGCGCGGTAGTGCGACATGCCAAATGGCGTGGTTTAATTTGCACTTTGCACCACACAGCAACGCCTATGCGACCGGTGCTACATATTTCAGGACCATTGTCATTATTTAGGCAAACAATAGTTTATGGACGTCATTTAGGCGAGTTGGTGCCTATTTTAAGCTACTGCAATCGTTTTTTTCTGCAGGCACAATTGTTACTTGGCGAGGGCCCAGCTAATTTAAAATTGCAAACGGGTGATCCGATATTTCCTGCTAAACCACCGCGTTTATATGATTCAAAAATTGAAGCAAAACTTGCACGTGATTTGGCGCGCATCGCCCCAGAATGGGAGGTCATTCGCGAGCCCGAGGCAATTACTGCCGGTAATACCCTAATATTTCCTGATTTTGGTATTAGAAATCGGCAAAAGCCAACCCAGCTTTTTTTAATTGAAATAATGGGTTTTTGGACTCCGCAATATGTTGAAAAAAAACTGGCAGGGTTACGCAAGGCAGAATTACACAATTTTATTTTATGCATTGATAGTGAACGCAATTGTAGTGATGACGACTTGCCTAAAGGGGCGGCAATTCTTCGTTTTCGCCGTCGGGTAGATGCTAAAGAACTAATGGCAATTATTGATAAAATGAAACGAATAAGACGAATGAATGAAGACTAA